A window of the Natronomonas salina genome harbors these coding sequences:
- the arsB gene encoding ACR3 family arsenite efflux transporter, with protein sequence MSEVAREHGPDCGCESCGDPRSMDFLDRYLTVWIFAAMAVGVGLGSVAQSVTEPIREYHLVELGLVLMMYPPLAKADYSRLPTVFRNWRVLGLSLVQNWLVGPTLMFALAVVFFGGVVPGLPARPEYFLGLVFIGMARCIAMVLVWNELAEGSPEYVTGLVAFNSLFQIVTYGVYVWFFALVLPPMLGMESLVAGVTTFDVSPVQVFEAIVVFLGVPFAAGFLSRYVGTRRKGEAWYDETFVPAVDPLTLVALLFTVVVMFATQGGRIVAAPTDVLLIAVPLTIYFVVMFLVSFGMGRGVGADYSTTTAIGFTAASNNFELAIAVAVAVFGVGSSVAFATVVGPLIEVPVLLALVHVALYFQRRFEWTGRTATGRGESTAEPTTDDD encoded by the coding sequence GTGAGTGAGGTCGCCCGCGAGCACGGCCCCGACTGCGGCTGCGAGAGCTGCGGGGACCCACGGTCGATGGACTTCCTGGACCGCTACCTCACCGTCTGGATCTTCGCCGCGATGGCGGTGGGCGTCGGGCTCGGTTCCGTCGCGCAGTCGGTGACCGAGCCGATCCGCGAGTACCACCTCGTCGAACTCGGCCTGGTCCTGATGATGTACCCGCCGCTGGCGAAGGCGGACTACTCGCGGCTCCCGACCGTGTTCCGCAACTGGCGCGTCCTGGGGCTGAGCCTCGTCCAGAACTGGCTCGTCGGCCCGACGCTGATGTTCGCGCTGGCCGTCGTCTTCTTCGGCGGCGTCGTCCCAGGGCTGCCGGCCCGCCCCGAGTACTTCCTCGGGCTCGTCTTCATCGGGATGGCCCGCTGCATCGCGATGGTCCTGGTCTGGAACGAGCTGGCGGAGGGCTCCCCCGAGTACGTCACCGGGCTGGTCGCGTTCAACAGCCTCTTCCAGATCGTCACGTACGGCGTCTACGTCTGGTTCTTCGCGCTCGTCCTGCCGCCGATGCTCGGGATGGAGTCGCTCGTCGCCGGCGTCACGACCTTCGACGTCTCGCCGGTGCAGGTGTTCGAGGCCATCGTCGTCTTCCTCGGCGTCCCCTTCGCCGCGGGCTTCCTCTCCCGCTACGTCGGCACCCGGCGGAAGGGCGAGGCGTGGTACGACGAGACGTTCGTCCCGGCGGTCGACCCGCTGACCCTCGTCGCGCTGCTGTTCACGGTCGTCGTGATGTTCGCCACGCAGGGCGGCCGCATCGTCGCCGCGCCGACCGACGTGCTGCTCATCGCGGTCCCGCTGACGATCTACTTCGTCGTCATGTTCCTCGTGAGCTTCGGGATGGGCCGGGGGGTCGGCGCCGACTACTCGACGACCACCGCCATCGGGTTCACCGCGGCCTCGAACAACTTCGAGCTCGCCATCGCCGTCGCCGTCGCGGTCTTCGGCGTCGGCTCGAGCGTCGCCTTCGCGACCGTCGTCGGGCCGCTCATCGAGGTGCCCGTCCTCCTGGCGCTCGTCCACGTCGCGCTGTACTTCCAGCGGCGGTTCGAGTGGACCGGCCGGACCGCGACCGGACGCGGCGAATCGACCGCGGAGCCGACGACGGACGACGACTGA
- a CDS encoding ArsR/SmtB family transcription factor — protein sequence MAESQERIRRYLDDELEECRSEDVDRRISELEDLESALGGGRLAAELDVLSALASETRYRLVRVLVAAGEELCVCELSAVVDVSDSGLSHALSALVDAGLVEGRKDGRWKKYRATNRAVALVTVLEGCVDGE from the coding sequence ATGGCAGAGTCACAGGAACGCATCCGGCGGTATCTCGACGACGAACTCGAGGAGTGCCGCAGCGAGGACGTCGACCGTCGCATCTCGGAGTTGGAGGACCTGGAGTCGGCGCTCGGGGGCGGCCGGCTCGCCGCGGAACTGGACGTCCTCTCGGCGCTGGCCAGCGAGACGCGCTATCGGCTCGTCCGCGTGCTCGTCGCCGCCGGCGAGGAGCTCTGTGTCTGCGAACTCAGCGCGGTCGTCGACGTCTCCGACAGCGGGCTCAGCCACGCGCTGTCGGCGCTCGTCGACGCGGGGCTCGTCGAGGGACGCAAGGACGGCCGCTGGAAGAAGTACCGCGCGACGAACCGCGCGGTCGCGCTCGTGACGGTCCTGGAGGGGTGCGTCGACGGTGAGTGA
- a CDS encoding alkaline phosphatase PhoX has translation MVRLDRRSLMATSVAAAAGAATMGLTSAQDGDGDTRNAPWVDGDLKRFATTAFGAEVTGPFVTETDELIFSLQHPSRDNPEPFDRGGVGVVEGFQFQQDGTNDDFEELAAPRTDEEQGRVRVADGEYELLVQEGDPIDGGDERFGHPTTPDGTDVAEFAGSRYGDVGYNQDMNQFVATADDGTAGYLFTNVETSPGSITRMPIERDDDGGWHADLENTENLENAAAFRAIGGTRINCYGDLSPWETPLSAEENYAHPRVAGPATVSDVVERGDGVGRRGAAAFWNRPNPMDAQEAIDDVFGDESWSLQGSWALGGVEMLAYYLGADPVDQADGENTLEPIGEGYPNPYRYGYIVEIRDPTADEPTPVKHWAMGRAAFEAPDVQADRKTVYLTSDGENKGVYKFVADRPIHSYEDAGDVAGTLHVAEVTNDEAAKSHPPAEVDLEVEWVELGHVSNAEVESWIAEYDDLTQRDYLETHADTDWEDDLEAALREADEAVARGGNRDLITDEEILEWAEQYEAHGPDGVDEELRKVPFLETRAAAKEIDATVEFRKAEGVDSIDDATAGDHLYVGISELNDGMSDDEGDLRIQRVDGGVVYRAELDEDYDVSTLEPVVVGADASDPPQVIDDVPINIDNVLVLEDGRVLLCEDASQYNRTYPNDGLWVYEPEDGDGDRGHGNDEGADEDNPGRGRGRGC, from the coding sequence ATGGTACGACTCGACCGCCGGTCCCTGATGGCCACGTCGGTGGCGGCCGCCGCCGGGGCGGCCACGATGGGACTGACGAGCGCACAGGACGGAGACGGCGACACGCGGAACGCCCCCTGGGTCGACGGCGACCTCAAGCGGTTCGCGACGACCGCCTTCGGCGCCGAGGTGACCGGGCCCTTCGTCACCGAGACGGACGAACTGATCTTCAGCCTCCAGCACCCGAGCCGCGACAACCCCGAGCCGTTCGACAGGGGCGGCGTCGGCGTCGTCGAGGGGTTCCAGTTCCAGCAGGACGGGACGAACGACGACTTCGAGGAGCTCGCGGCGCCGCGAACCGACGAGGAGCAGGGACGGGTCCGCGTCGCCGACGGCGAGTACGAGCTCCTCGTTCAGGAGGGCGACCCCATCGACGGCGGCGACGAGCGGTTCGGCCACCCGACGACGCCGGACGGGACCGACGTCGCCGAGTTCGCTGGCAGCCGGTACGGCGACGTCGGCTACAACCAGGACATGAACCAGTTCGTCGCCACGGCGGACGACGGCACCGCGGGCTACCTCTTCACCAACGTCGAGACCAGCCCGGGGAGCATCACCCGGATGCCGATCGAACGCGACGACGACGGCGGCTGGCACGCCGACCTCGAGAACACGGAGAACCTCGAGAACGCCGCGGCCTTCCGTGCCATCGGCGGGACGCGCATCAACTGCTACGGGGACCTCAGCCCGTGGGAGACGCCGCTGTCCGCCGAGGAGAACTACGCCCACCCCCGTGTGGCCGGCCCCGCGACCGTCAGCGACGTCGTCGAGCGGGGCGACGGCGTCGGGCGCCGCGGCGCCGCCGCGTTCTGGAACCGGCCGAATCCGATGGACGCCCAGGAGGCGATCGACGACGTCTTCGGCGACGAGTCCTGGAGCCTCCAGGGGTCGTGGGCCCTCGGCGGCGTCGAGATGCTCGCCTACTACCTCGGCGCCGACCCGGTCGACCAGGCCGACGGCGAGAACACCCTCGAACCGATCGGCGAGGGGTACCCGAACCCCTACCGCTACGGCTACATCGTCGAGATCCGGGACCCGACCGCCGACGAGCCGACGCCCGTCAAGCACTGGGCGATGGGTCGGGCGGCCTTCGAGGCCCCGGACGTCCAGGCCGACCGGAAGACCGTCTACCTCACCTCCGACGGCGAGAACAAGGGGGTCTACAAGTTCGTCGCCGACCGGCCGATCCACAGCTACGAGGACGCCGGCGACGTCGCGGGCACGCTCCACGTCGCGGAGGTGACCAACGACGAAGCCGCGAAGAGCCACCCGCCCGCCGAGGTCGACCTCGAGGTCGAGTGGGTCGAACTCGGCCACGTGAGCAACGCCGAGGTGGAGTCGTGGATCGCCGAGTACGACGACCTCACCCAGCGCGACTACCTCGAGACCCACGCCGACACCGACTGGGAGGACGACCTCGAGGCCGCGCTCCGGGAGGCCGACGAGGCGGTCGCCCGCGGCGGCAACCGCGACCTGATCACCGACGAGGAGATCCTCGAGTGGGCCGAGCAGTACGAGGCACACGGCCCCGACGGGGTCGACGAGGAACTCCGGAAGGTCCCGTTCCTCGAGACCCGCGCCGCGGCCAAGGAGATCGACGCCACCGTCGAGTTCCGGAAGGCCGAGGGCGTCGACAGCATCGACGACGCGACGGCCGGTGACCACCTCTACGTGGGCATCTCGGAGCTCAACGACGGGATGTCCGACGACGAGGGCGACCTCCGGATCCAGCGCGTCGACGGCGGCGTCGTCTACCGCGCCGAACTCGACGAGGACTACGACGTCTCGACGCTGGAGCCCGTGGTCGTCGGCGCCGACGCCTCCGACCCGCCGCAGGTCATCGACGACGTGCCCATCAACATCGACAACGTCCTCGTCCTCGAGGACGGCCGCGTCCTCCTCTGCGAGGACGCCTCCCAGTACAACCGGACCTACCCCAACGACGGCCTCTGGGTGTACGAACCCGAGGACGGCGACGGGGACCGCGGGCACGGCAACGACGAGGGGGCCGACGAGGACAACCCCGGCCGCGGTCGGGGCAGGGGCTGCTGA